The window ATAGCCTGCAAATTCATTTTTGCAGGCTTTTTATATGTAGATTTTATAGGAAATTGATCTTTACTAAAAGAGTATACCTTTGTCAAGTTTGATTTGTTTCATTATCATGTGAAAGGATACTGACATCAGTTAGCTTGATTGTAGCTATCAATAAATAAACGTATAAAAAAAGTCTCCATCATAAGATGAAGACTTTTTGTAGTATTGGTTTGTAATTAAAAGCCTAGTCTGCTAAAACGATCGCTTTATTATCTTTCATTTCTAAAACTCCTCCAGTAATAGCAAAATTTGTCGTTCCATCTTCTTTCTTAAATAAAGACACGACAGACTCATCTAACTCTACATTACCAAATATTTTAACTGACCCAGTAGTAAGAAGAGATACCACAGGTGCGTGATTATCTAGCATTTGAAACTGACCGTTAATACCAGGAACAGAAACTGATTCTACTTGACCACTAAAAAGTGTCATCTCTGGAGTTACTATTTCTAAAATCATTTTTTATCTAGTTTTCAGTTGCAGTTTTCAGTCTCAGTAAAACTGATTACTGACACTGCACCTGTTTACTTATTTTAAGCTTCAGAAAGCATTTTTTCTCCTGCTTCGATAGCTTCTTCAATAGTTCCTTTAAGGTTAAAAGCACTTTCTGGAAGGTGATCTAATTCTCCATCCATAATCATGTTAAATCCTTTGATAGTATCTTTAATGTCTACTAACACACCTTTAAGACCAGTAAACTGCTCTGCTACGTGGAACGGTTGAGATAAGAAACGTTGTACACGACGTGCACGACCTACAGCCATTTTATCTTCTTCAGATAATTCTTCCATACCTAAGATGGCAATGATATCTTGAAGTTCTTTATAACGCTGTAGTAACTCTTTTACTCTTTGAGCACAAGCATAATGATCGTTTCCTAGAATATCTGCTGTAAGAATACGAGAAGTTGAATCTAGTGGATCTACGGCTGGATAAATACCTAGCTCGGCAATTTTTCGAGAAAGTACTGTTGTTGCATCAAGGTGAGCAAACGTAGTTGCTGGTGCTGGATCGGTAAGGTCATCTGCAGGTACGTAAACCGCTTGTACAGATGTAATAGATCCTTTTTTAGTAGATGTAATTCTTTCCTGCATTGCACCCATTTCTGTTGCAAGTGTAGGCTGATAACCTACTGCAGAT is drawn from Nonlabens dokdonensis DSW-6 and contains these coding sequences:
- a CDS encoding F0F1 ATP synthase subunit epsilon — protein: MILEIVTPEMTLFSGQVESVSVPGINGQFQMLDNHAPVVSLLTTGSVKIFGNVELDESVVSLFKKEDGTTNFAITGGVLEMKDNKAIVLAD